A stretch of DNA from bacterium:
GAAAGCTCACTCGTAGAAGAAGGTGAACCTATTGTCCCAATCCTCTCAGAGGAGCTTATCAATTGCTCAATATTTATTCTTTCACTCATATTTACCTCCCAATTTCAGTTCTATAACCATGCATACTGAAAAAGATCTCTCCTATATCCCCTTGATGTAATTCGGTCATTCTTCTGGTAGCTGTCTGCCTAAAGGCAGGTATAGCACCTCCAAGATGTTTAACCATACAGTCTGCTATATAGAGGGGATATGGTTCAAAAATACTAGGAGTGCCACATTGGTATTTAATGCCTTGAAGTAATACTGCTATCCGAAAATTATTTGTGGCAATAGAAGATGCCATTTCAATCCTTAAAGCTGGTGTCCAGTTATGTGGTCTATAATACAAGACATAAAGCCTATCCATCGCTGATAAAACCTCATCTTTTAATCCTTCAAGTTCTTTATCATTGAAAGGAAGCCTCAAATGCCAAGGCTGTTGAGGTTGTTCTAGCTGAATTGGTGGGGTAAATTCACCCGGAGATAAAATAGTGGTCAAAATTGCCCTGTCATCATAATGGGATGGCCAATTGAGCTCTTTCCCTAATTCTCTTCTTGTGGTATATTTTGGCATACTTACCCATAATTTATCGCTTCGGGAAGATTCTAAAATGATTTTATAGGATATAAGCCAATCCTTAAATTCCTCTATAAGATTCTTCCCAATTATTGCCTCATCCGATTCTAATACCTTGTTTATTGCCTGGTTCATATATATTAAAGGTGTGGTAAGAGAACCATCTAGGAAAACTATATCATGAGGGGCCTTTGCTGCAAGTTCAAGCTCCATTTCCATCATTAATCCTCTAATAACTGTGCCTGTATCTGGATTATGTTTTTCCGGCTGAATAAATACTTTGTGATGGGGTTTTTCCCAGTATCTTTTTTCAGAGGGTGGGACTAATCCTTCAATTGCAACGGCTGCACAAGCAGCGAAATCGGTTGCCAAAAGCCTTTCAACTACATAAGAACCATCTATGCCACAGGTAGTTGGGATGCCTGGATATCCTAAATCGGCATCTTTTCTCAAGAAATTTTTATCTTGCAATTGCTTTCTCATTTCTTCTTTATTTTTCTGTATCTCTTTAAATGAATTAAAAAGCGCTTCTCCAACCTTTTCGCTATGTGAAAGCATTT
This window harbors:
- a CDS encoding DNA double-strand break repair nuclease NurA translates to MEKVEQTPFAELPEALVEEMLSHSEKVGEALFNSFKEIQKNKEEMRKQLQDKNFLRKDADLGYPGIPTTCGIDGSYVVERLLATDFAACAAVAIEGLVPPSEKRYWEKPHHKVFIQPEKHNPDTGTVIRGLMMEMELELAAKAPHDIVFLDGSLTTPLIYMNQAINKVLESDEAIIGKNLIEEFKDWLISYKIILESSRSDKLWVSMPKYTTRRELGKELNWPSHYDDRAILTTILSPGEFTPPIQLEQPQQPWHLRLPFNDKELEGLKDEVLSAMDRLYVLYYRPHNWTPALRIEMASSIATNNFRIAVLLQGIKYQCGTPSIFEPYPLYIADCMVKHLGGAIPAFRQTATRRMTELHQGDIGEIFFSMHGYRTEIGR